In the Ignavibacteriales bacterium genome, GTTATTCCTTTCCCATAAGCCTGCGCCGGAAATTTTCCTGAACTAATGAGCAAAGTATTTCTCACAGCCGAGTGGCGGAACCTGATTCTCATCACGTATAAAATTCCAACAGATATACTCACACCTCATCTCCCAAAAGGGATAGAGCTCGATACTATAAATGGAGAAACATTCGCAAGCCTTGTCGCATTCGATTTTCTGAATACAAAGGTCAAAGGGGTAAAGATACCCTTTCACGTGAATTTCCCTGAGATCAACCTGCGTTTTTACGTAAGAGAAATTGAGAGCAAAAAAAGAGGCGTGGTATTTATAAGGGAGTTCGTACCGAAGTATTTTATTGAACTCGTTGCGGATAACGTTTATAACGAACCGTACAAAAGCATACCTATGAAGAGTTCCGTAACAAAAAACGGAACAGTAAAGGTCGAGCATGAAATAAAGTTTGAAAACAATGAATACAGTATCTCTCTCGATGCAGAAAACAAACCATACCTGCCCGGGGAAGATTCAACCGAACATTTCTTTAAGGAGCATTCGTGGGGATACGGAACCAATAAAAATGGTGAGACTCTTGTATACAGGGTTGACCACCCTTTCTGGGACGTATATCCCGTCATAAAATACGAGCATAACTTCGACTTCACAAAAATCTACGGAGAAAAGTGGAGCTTTCTAGATCAGGAAGAGCCCTACAGTGTTATATTAGCGGAAGGATCGGAGATAAAGGTTTACTCTCACACAATATTGTAAAAAGCAGGCAAGATGCCTGCTCTTTTCATACATATAAATCCTAAGGCTTTACAATAACCGGTTTTACTTTTTGAAGTACCGACATAGTCTTATCATCGAGGTTAAGGTGCTCTTTAACGAGTTCATGCGGTGTAAGAGCCATCCATTGATTCAGCGAGATATCGGCGAAGTAAGAACTTTTGAACATTTCAAGGAAAGTCAACGTTTCGTTACCGGTATTCTCAACATAGTGACCCATGGCAAAGGGCACATATCCCACATCGCCAGCTCTGTAATCGAAAGTCCTTGCCATCCCGCTCGACGCGTAAACGGTCATACGTCCTTCACCAGAAAGATAATACTGCCATTCATCGTTATTTGGATGCCAGTGCATTTCACGCATACCGCCCGGCTCTATCTCTACTAATGCCGCGGCGATGGTATTTGAAACCGGGAAATTAGACGAATCTACTATCCTTGCCTGTCCACCGGAGAACTTAACGGGCTCCTGAGCAAGCATTCTATAGCTGTAGCTTACGGGGGTCGGACCCTGCGGGGATTCTACCGCCGCTTTGACTTTCGGCTGCGGTACTTTGCCGGGGAAGATGTAGCGGTCTTTGTTTACGTTAATTGGGATATTTGCGAATGCGGACTCGGGTACGCCGAAGTTTTTAGCAAGCACCTCGCGCGGAGTATGCGCGAACCAGTCGGTGATTAGGAATGTTTCGTTCTCTGAAAATGTCCCGTCATCAAACACCAGCAGAAATTCACACCCGTCGTCGAATGCCTGAATTGAGTGAGGGATACCGGGTGGGAAATTCCACAGGTCGCCGGGCCCGAGGTCATCGATGAAGTTCCTGCCCTGCGGATCAACGACCGTGATCTGGCAATGCCCCGCGATCATATAAGCCCACTCGGCTTCTTTATGCCAGTGCATCTCGCGAATCGCTCCGGGTTTTAATCTCATGTTAACGCCAGACATCGTGGTCGCAATGGGAAGCTCCCGCGTCGTGATCTCGCGCGCCCATCCTCCTTTGGAAAGACGGTTACGAGCGGTCGCGTATGAAAATTTTAAATTTGGTACTGTACCAGCGTCAGTGTCGGGCGAGCGGAGCTGGTCCGGGTTTTGCCGCTGGAGGGCATCATTTTGGGGTCCCATTATGGTTCCGCCCAGGTCACCACGGATCGGTTCTAACGAATCCGGGGTTTTTTCGTTTTCTTTGTTGTCCATAATTTAATTAGACTTTATATTGGATTGTAAAAAATTTTTGTAATCGATGCGCAGGGGTACCGTTCGTGCATAACGGGGATTATGGATAGTCAGTCGTTACGTATGGGTAAGAATCAATCTGTTTTACTAATCTTCTTTGAGCCAATTCCAGGCTTCGTCCAGCTTTGTGTAATCGAAATACTCTTCCTTAATACCGAACATCTTCGCGAAGAAGCTGTCGATCTCTACGGCGATCTCCTGTAATTTGCTGTGACCAACGAATGCGAACTTTTCAATTATACTTACGACAGGAAGCAGGAATTCCATGTAAGCGGCAAAGGTTTCCGAACCGAAGGCTTCAAATTCATGAAGTTCGATGAGCAACCTTATTTTACCGTGTTCTTCTCCGAGGGACTTTAGTTTGCTTATAACTTCTTCCCTCTCATCTTTTGGCACTTCGCCAATAAGCTTCACACCTATGAGATTTCCCTTACTTTCACTTAGAATTTCGTACATTTCTCTAAATTTGTTTTTAACGTTGATATCATAAAATATATAAAAATAATACCTATTTTTAATGATTAAATTTTTATCAAAAGATAATTATATTAGGATTTTCGGGATGTAGCGCAGTCCGGTAGCGCACTTCGTTCGGGACGAAGGGGTCGCTGGTTCGAATCCAGTCATCCCGACCAAATCAGTACCATCCAATTGTTTCTTACCCGTTTAATCTAGCATATGATACAGAAGGAATTTGCGAAAAATGCGGTAGAAGTATTAAAAGATGATGATTCCGTTATAGGAATCACCGCAGGCGGTTCATGGCTGACGGATGAACTGGATGAATATTCCGACCTGGATTTGATACTTGTTACCAAAGATAAAGTCGCCGGCAATAAAGAAAAAATGATAAGCTATGCTGGAAAAATGGGAAACTTACTGAACGCATTTACAGGCGAGCATGTCGGCGACCCAAGGGTGCTCATCTGTTTGTATGACAATCCCTTACTGCATGTGGATATAAAGTTTCTCACGCCGGAGGAATTCCATAAGCGTGTCGAAGACCCATTCATACTTCACGATACGGACGACCAGTTAAAGAATATAATTGAAAAGACGGAAGCGAAATTTCCAACAACAGGATTTCAATGGATGGAGGATAGGTTCTGGACATGGGTACATTACGATCTGGTAAA is a window encoding:
- a CDS encoding DUF2071 domain-containing protein; its protein translation is MSKVFLTAEWRNLILITYKIPTDILTPHLPKGIELDTINGETFASLVAFDFLNTKVKGVKIPFHVNFPEINLRFYVREIESKKRGVVFIREFVPKYFIELVADNVYNEPYKSIPMKSSVTKNGTVKVEHEIKFENNEYSISLDAENKPYLPGEDSTEHFFKEHSWGYGTNKNGETLVYRVDHPFWDVYPVIKYEHNFDFTKIYGEKWSFLDQEEPYSVILAEGSEIKVYSHTIL
- a CDS encoding oxalate decarboxylase family bicupin; the protein is MDNKENEKTPDSLEPIRGDLGGTIMGPQNDALQRQNPDQLRSPDTDAGTVPNLKFSYATARNRLSKGGWAREITTRELPIATTMSGVNMRLKPGAIREMHWHKEAEWAYMIAGHCQITVVDPQGRNFIDDLGPGDLWNFPPGIPHSIQAFDDGCEFLLVFDDGTFSENETFLITDWFAHTPREVLAKNFGVPESAFANIPINVNKDRYIFPGKVPQPKVKAAVESPQGPTPVSYSYRMLAQEPVKFSGGQARIVDSSNFPVSNTIAAALVEIEPGGMREMHWHPNNDEWQYYLSGEGRMTVYASSGMARTFDYRAGDVGYVPFAMGHYVENTGNETLTFLEMFKSSYFADISLNQWMALTPHELVKEHLNLDDKTMSVLQKVKPVIVKP
- a CDS encoding STAS/SEC14 domain-containing protein, which translates into the protein MYEILSESKGNLIGVKLIGEVPKDEREEVISKLKSLGEEHGKIRLLIELHEFEAFGSETFAAYMEFLLPVVSIIEKFAFVGHSKLQEIAVEIDSFFAKMFGIKEEYFDYTKLDEAWNWLKED
- a CDS encoding aminoglycoside 6-adenylyltransferase is translated as MIQKEFAKNAVEVLKDDDSVIGITAGGSWLTDELDEYSDLDLILVTKDKVAGNKEKMISYAGKMGNLLNAFTGEHVGDPRVLICLYDNPLLHVDIKFLTPEEFHKRVEDPFILHDTDDQLKNIIEKTEAKFPTTGFQWMEDRFWTWVHYDLVKIGRGEYFEAHDGFAFFRDMILGPLMHIKNGNLPRGVRKVETHIAKEELELLKQTIPQYNRQSLIKTLEEVVSLYRKLREDVFTDDIILRTETESKVMEYFEKIKKEGV